One window of the Halobacillus litoralis genome contains the following:
- the remB gene encoding extracellular matrix regulator RemB, whose product MFIHIGDDHVIQSKDVVAIIDHSLISSSSIIEEMIFNQRKDRRVIETEDHEAKAIVITNDVIYFSPLSVFTLKKRANMMTTLNKLEDFSEETEW is encoded by the coding sequence TTGTTCATTCACATCGGGGATGATCATGTGATCCAGTCGAAGGATGTCGTAGCCATTATCGATCATAGTTTGATATCCTCCTCTTCAATCATTGAGGAGATGATCTTTAATCAACGGAAAGATAGACGTGTGATTGAAACGGAAGATCACGAGGCGAAAGCAATCGTCATAACGAATGATGTGATTTATTTTAGTCCGCTTTCTGTTTTCACCTTGAAGAAACGGGCTAACATGATGACCACTTTAAATAAATTGGAAGATTTCTCGGAAGAAACGGAATGGTGA